One segment of Candidatus Nitrospira nitrificans DNA contains the following:
- a CDS encoding DUF2309 domain-containing protein → MESLERVADMESRRMELRGVVRLAGEVIAQYWPMRTFVHHNPLHSIEYLPFEEAVKRGKQFMGGNGYLPNSLYREYLKAGRIRSTHLDDALKPHVLDKQVAIGSHTITHGSVLRACLADGLCAPTMEPLDDQLEDPDRPLIDALARKLEGALLPFSLDDRIRKVVDENQAALCRWLTLSHWCDDTLGTQIVQQINEQMIKWCGAFLDEGHATWVMPGRDKGLYEAWRAMTSHEWSPCGIKDSRRKIAQLPDYPEDALLESLDALGIPAELLQNYLSLQLTALPGWAGFIKWRAEERDYPWQQTHPVGLVKFLAIRLWYARELVQQACKDRLGIDGRYEAVMAFMRDYPEEYYLRRQRVAGRLPALYAEEVDRLSHRKGQSWNNILARYRAEVIPRLQAAARRGAARRLLALAHSVNIKATALVESAPTDLKQVVDWMETFPESDHGPVWLKALEAGYQEELLGSLRARARNTPPSETARPYSQSVYCIDVRSEPFRRHLEAIGPHETFGFAGFFAAFIRYRAWGKEHDTEQFPVIMRAKNEVREIPRSYLDDKVSLHTARAKWVQAGHTLLHDLKENVVTPYVMVESLGWFYSLPIFGKTLVPKLYQRWTTWLRRLFVPSLATTLTIDKLAPGETAEMLAAEQQAVIKEALHEHLGLRSFRITPTLVESLRQRALMVEGDPAPPIADEELERAGLTQETITAFVDTLRRQYDLTARSASRHKERLTRTGFTLEEQVLTVDTALRMMGLTKNFARLVLFCAHGSTSDNNPYESALDCGACGGNEGKPNARALAMMANNPKVRERIPKLGINIPADTHFVAGQMDTTTDAIQLFDLEDAPPTHRADIARLQEDLKEASVLTSQERCLRFPDIRRVLKRTSAEAQVRKRSVDWSQVRPEWGLSNNTSFLIGRRELTKGLDLGGRVFLHSYDYREDPNHRLLEVLLTAPQVVAQWINMEHYFSAVDNDVYGSGSKIYHNVVGRLGIMSGPWSDLRLGLARQTVMNGEMPYHEPMRLLTIVEAPRTGIEKLIARHEVLQHYYHNEWVHLIVLDPRDGGWYRYRPNGEWARIAEDVSREQKQPVSTVQPEAGKE, encoded by the coding sequence ATGGAATCGCTAGAGCGCGTGGCGGACATGGAATCCAGGCGAATGGAATTGCGCGGGGTCGTCCGCCTTGCCGGGGAAGTCATTGCGCAGTACTGGCCGATGCGGACCTTCGTCCACCACAATCCCTTGCACAGCATTGAATATTTGCCGTTCGAGGAAGCCGTCAAGCGCGGGAAGCAGTTCATGGGCGGCAACGGATATCTTCCCAATTCTCTGTATCGCGAGTACCTCAAGGCCGGTCGTATCCGGTCAACTCATCTCGATGACGCGCTCAAGCCTCATGTCCTCGATAAGCAGGTGGCGATCGGATCGCATACCATCACGCATGGGTCGGTCCTGCGCGCCTGTCTGGCCGACGGACTGTGTGCGCCGACCATGGAACCGCTCGATGATCAACTGGAAGATCCCGACAGGCCGCTGATCGACGCGCTTGCTCGTAAGCTGGAAGGCGCGCTGCTCCCTTTTTCGTTGGACGATCGAATCCGTAAAGTCGTGGATGAAAATCAAGCCGCGCTTTGCCGGTGGCTGACGCTTTCGCACTGGTGCGACGACACACTCGGCACACAGATCGTCCAGCAGATCAACGAGCAAATGATCAAATGGTGCGGGGCCTTCCTGGACGAGGGACATGCCACGTGGGTGATGCCGGGACGCGACAAGGGCCTGTATGAAGCGTGGAGGGCCATGACCTCCCACGAATGGTCTCCCTGTGGAATCAAAGACAGCCGCCGGAAGATCGCCCAGCTGCCGGACTACCCCGAGGATGCGCTCCTCGAAAGCCTGGATGCGCTGGGGATTCCCGCGGAACTTCTACAAAATTACTTATCGTTACAATTGACGGCGCTGCCCGGATGGGCCGGCTTCATCAAATGGCGCGCGGAAGAACGTGACTATCCATGGCAGCAAACTCACCCCGTCGGGCTGGTGAAGTTTCTCGCGATTCGTCTCTGGTACGCGCGTGAATTGGTCCAACAGGCTTGCAAGGACCGTCTCGGGATCGACGGGCGATACGAAGCCGTGATGGCCTTCATGCGCGACTATCCGGAAGAATACTATCTTCGACGGCAGCGGGTGGCCGGCCGGTTGCCCGCCCTCTATGCCGAGGAAGTCGACCGGCTCTCGCATCGGAAGGGACAAAGCTGGAACAATATCCTCGCACGATACCGCGCCGAGGTCATTCCCCGGCTGCAAGCTGCCGCCCGTCGCGGGGCCGCGCGCCGGCTTCTCGCCCTGGCCCATTCAGTGAACATCAAGGCAACCGCGCTCGTTGAAAGCGCTCCCACGGACCTCAAGCAAGTCGTCGATTGGATGGAGACGTTCCCCGAATCGGACCATGGGCCGGTATGGCTCAAGGCCCTGGAAGCCGGCTACCAGGAGGAGCTGTTAGGATCCTTGCGCGCGCGCGCCAGGAACACCCCTCCCTCTGAGACGGCTCGCCCGTACTCACAGTCGGTCTACTGCATCGACGTGCGCTCCGAACCGTTCCGCCGCCACCTTGAAGCAATCGGCCCACACGAAACGTTCGGCTTTGCCGGTTTCTTCGCCGCCTTCATCCGCTATCGGGCCTGGGGCAAGGAACACGACACGGAACAATTCCCCGTGATCATGCGGGCGAAGAACGAGGTCCGGGAAATTCCCCGCAGCTATCTCGACGATAAGGTCTCGCTGCACACGGCGAGGGCCAAGTGGGTGCAGGCGGGTCACACGCTCTTGCACGATCTGAAAGAGAACGTCGTGACTCCTTATGTCATGGTGGAATCGCTGGGCTGGTTTTACAGCCTGCCGATATTCGGCAAGACGTTGGTTCCGAAGCTCTACCAGCGATGGACCACCTGGTTGCGGCGCCTGTTCGTCCCCTCTTTGGCCACCACGTTGACGATAGACAAGCTGGCGCCTGGGGAAACAGCGGAAATGCTGGCAGCCGAGCAACAAGCCGTGATCAAGGAAGCCTTGCACGAACACCTCGGGCTCCGCAGCTTTCGCATCACGCCGACGCTCGTCGAAAGTCTCCGTCAGCGGGCTCTGATGGTGGAAGGAGACCCAGCGCCGCCTATCGCGGACGAGGAACTCGAGCGGGCCGGACTCACACAGGAGACGATCACCGCGTTCGTCGACACCTTGCGACGGCAATATGACCTGACGGCGCGATCCGCGTCACGACACAAAGAACGGCTCACCAGGACCGGTTTCACCTTGGAAGAGCAAGTCCTGACCGTCGATACCGCCCTCCGCATGATGGGACTGACCAAGAACTTTGCGCGTCTGGTCCTGTTCTGCGCCCATGGCAGCACGTCGGACAACAATCCCTACGAGTCCGCGCTCGATTGCGGAGCCTGCGGCGGCAATGAGGGTAAACCCAATGCTCGCGCCCTCGCGATGATGGCGAACAATCCCAAGGTCCGCGAGCGAATCCCCAAACTGGGAATCAATATCCCCGCCGATACGCATTTTGTCGCCGGCCAGATGGACACGACGACCGATGCCATACAGCTGTTCGACCTCGAAGACGCCCCGCCGACCCATCGCGCGGACATCGCCCGACTCCAAGAAGACCTCAAAGAGGCCTCCGTCCTCACCAGCCAAGAGCGTTGTCTGCGCTTTCCCGATATCCGCCGGGTACTCAAACGAACCAGCGCCGAGGCACAGGTCCGCAAGCGGAGCGTCGACTGGAGCCAAGTCCGGCCGGAGTGGGGTCTCTCGAACAATACCTCGTTCCTGATCGGACGCCGCGAGCTGACGAAAGGACTGGACTTGGGCGGGCGTGTATTCCTGCATTCATACGACTATCGCGAAGATCCGAACCATCGACTACTCGAAGTGCTGCTCACCGCGCCGCAGGTGGTGGCGCAGTGGATCAATATGGAACATTATTTCTCCGCCGTGGACAACGACGTGTACGGCAGCGGGAGCAAGATCTACCATAATGTCGTCGGGCGGCTTGGCATCATGTCCGGCCCCTGGAGCGATCTCCGGCTGGGATTGGCTCGACAAACCGTCATGAACGGGGAAATGCCGTACCACGAGCCGATGCGGTTATTGACCATCGTTGAAGCCCCTCGTACAGGAATCGAGAAACTCATTGCGCGACATGAAGTGCTTCAGCATTATTA
- a CDS encoding proton-conducting transporter transmembrane domain-containing protein codes for MMEAFLPWLVTGIPFLGALVSLTRSSDPYRVKMYAIVCSVISLASIVAIANYLPTPPDGFLPLYLLPIAAMVSVLGQPVHENHRLSWIMTLVFLGLGMGALTAENFGLLCLISLMLTIMFLLYRHHTTLWPISWWGIGSFGVGVVGAGVSLAAEPPISSVASLATCAVLLPLMPFHDGYLTALTRLPGSLPPFIVLLLPLLGLHGLAKAMPTMPNEFVTVVSFLALVSSLYGAIKALAQSRVRLLLGYGSVSFFSILWWFVAGAHTATPRAAVLAGAVGLATGGLLVAWQVIRTRYGDDVDPQSISGLASSMPSYGVLLSLLALAAMGLPPFGVFAGFMGLLLTAPPSSTIGLFIALTAWLAASWYIMQMVQQLLFGARRPDLRYADLRYPELASLLIAVLTLLALGLAPTSLYAPDQASSRTIAMERSLAWNR; via the coding sequence ATGATGGAAGCTTTCCTCCCATGGCTCGTCACCGGGATTCCTTTCCTGGGAGCGCTCGTGAGCCTGACCCGGTCGTCGGATCCCTATCGGGTGAAAATGTATGCGATCGTCTGCTCTGTCATCAGCCTCGCGTCGATCGTCGCCATTGCCAACTATCTTCCGACCCCGCCCGATGGGTTCTTACCGCTCTATTTACTCCCGATCGCGGCCATGGTGTCCGTATTAGGCCAGCCCGTTCACGAGAACCATCGGCTCTCCTGGATCATGACGTTGGTGTTTCTCGGTTTGGGGATGGGCGCGCTCACCGCCGAGAATTTCGGCCTCCTGTGCCTGATCTCACTCATGCTGACGATCATGTTCCTGCTATACCGCCACCACACCACGCTCTGGCCCATCTCCTGGTGGGGCATCGGCTCCTTCGGTGTCGGCGTCGTCGGCGCGGGTGTGTCCCTCGCGGCTGAACCGCCCATCTCATCGGTGGCCTCCTTGGCGACCTGTGCCGTGCTGTTGCCGCTCATGCCCTTTCATGACGGATACCTCACGGCGCTGACCAGACTGCCGGGCAGCTTGCCGCCGTTCATTGTGTTGCTGCTGCCCCTGCTTGGCCTTCACGGACTGGCGAAAGCCATGCCGACGATGCCGAATGAATTCGTGACGGTCGTCAGCTTCTTGGCCCTGGTCAGCTCGCTGTACGGCGCGATCAAGGCGTTGGCCCAGTCGCGCGTCCGTCTCTTGCTGGGCTACGGCAGCGTCTCCTTCTTTTCGATCCTCTGGTGGTTTGTGGCCGGAGCCCACACGGCGACGCCGCGCGCGGCCGTGCTGGCCGGAGCGGTCGGCCTTGCCACCGGTGGACTGTTGGTTGCCTGGCAGGTGATCCGCACGAGATACGGCGACGATGTGGACCCGCAGTCGATCAGTGGATTGGCCTCGTCCATGCCGAGCTACGGGGTCCTGCTGTCGCTGCTCGCCCTGGCTGCGATGGGTCTTCCACCCTTCGGAGTGTTTGCGGGATTCATGGGGTTGCTGCTGACCGCGCCGCCCTCTTCAACGATCGGCCTGTTCATTGCGCTCACCGCCTGGCTTGCCGCTTCCTGGTACATCATGCAGATGGTGCAACAACTGCTCTTCGGCGCTCGCCGGCCGGATTTACGCTATGCCGACCTCCGGTATCCCGAGTTGGCATCGCTGTTGATCGCGGTGCTGACCTTGCTGGCGCTTGGCTTGGCCCCGACCAGCTTATATGCGCCGGATCAGGCCTCAAGTAGAACCATCGCCATGGAGAGGTCCCTCGCATGGAATCGCTAG
- a CDS encoding NADH-quinone oxidoreductase subunit 5 family protein translates to MLLSLVLCVPLLLLIAAGIVMTGGEAPRSTRAKAAAYPIGSAFLGAIGILVLVTSQGPVTVRFYDPSSVVSFIIPIGFYVDRLSAVMMTLITGVSTIIYYYSTRYMYQDRHTRRYLTLICLTDFVLICMVSSGNLMMLFLFWQILSYLLYLLAHNHVHAATLAGAFKTFTLLRVADTAFLAGIVLAYQLYGTLEFQELFARAADIPVTLSILPGMDVSAVTAVTFLLFIGAMGKSAQFPLHLWLPGSLFAPTPVHALLHAGIINAGGFLINRLAPLFGMSSTTLHVAFVIGTLTAALGATMMLAQNDIKKTLGFSTIGQMGYMIMECGLGAFSLAVFHLIAHGLFKATVFLNCGNVIHKARQEPHFPHTDHENDEAGFSRLAWLTGFVTTLFIPLLILLVTHGVLRIPLLESQGTVIILFFIWITSSQAILTLTRLRAVASWKVSAIMLLTLLFTVFVYLFAVESFTAFLYPNPEEVASYFKAADLPDWLFDLIVVMAAIMTIFGWTYLYLRAHGRTVWMPVWIEAMRIRLYTVFLNRMYADELYQLLGSTTTQLVHRIDKLERGWSR, encoded by the coding sequence GTGCTTCTGTCGCTCGTACTATGCGTCCCGCTGCTGCTGCTCATCGCCGCCGGCATCGTCATGACCGGCGGCGAGGCGCCGCGTTCCACCCGCGCGAAGGCGGCCGCCTATCCCATTGGATCGGCATTCCTCGGCGCCATCGGCATCCTGGTCCTGGTCACCTCGCAAGGTCCCGTCACCGTTCGATTCTACGACCCTTCCTCCGTCGTATCCTTCATTATTCCCATCGGCTTCTATGTCGACCGCTTGAGCGCGGTCATGATGACATTGATCACGGGTGTCTCCACCATCATCTATTACTACTCCACGAGATATATGTATCAGGACCGTCATACGCGCCGGTATCTGACGTTGATTTGCCTGACCGACTTCGTGTTGATCTGCATGGTCTCGAGCGGCAACCTCATGATGCTGTTTCTCTTTTGGCAAATCCTCAGCTATCTGCTCTACCTGCTTGCGCACAACCATGTCCATGCCGCGACGCTGGCGGGCGCATTCAAGACGTTTACGCTGTTGCGCGTTGCCGATACGGCGTTTCTAGCCGGCATTGTCCTCGCGTATCAACTGTACGGCACCCTCGAATTCCAAGAACTGTTTGCCAGAGCGGCCGACATCCCCGTGACGCTGTCGATTCTGCCCGGGATGGACGTCAGCGCCGTGACGGCAGTCACCTTCCTCCTGTTTATCGGCGCGATGGGGAAGTCAGCGCAGTTTCCTCTGCATCTGTGGCTGCCCGGATCGCTCTTCGCTCCCACGCCGGTCCACGCCTTGCTGCATGCGGGTATCATCAACGCCGGAGGCTTTCTCATCAACCGCCTGGCGCCGCTCTTCGGCATGAGTTCCACCACCTTGCACGTGGCCTTCGTGATCGGGACGCTGACGGCCGCCCTCGGCGCAACGATGATGCTGGCGCAAAACGACATCAAGAAGACGCTCGGCTTCTCGACGATCGGGCAGATGGGCTACATGATCATGGAATGCGGCTTAGGAGCCTTTTCGCTGGCCGTCTTTCATTTGATCGCCCATGGCCTTTTCAAGGCCACGGTCTTCCTCAATTGTGGAAATGTCATCCATAAGGCGCGCCAGGAGCCGCATTTCCCCCATACGGACCATGAGAATGACGAGGCGGGATTCTCTCGCTTGGCCTGGCTGACCGGGTTTGTGACGACGCTGTTCATCCCGCTGCTTATTCTCTTGGTCACGCACGGAGTCCTGCGCATTCCACTCTTGGAATCCCAGGGAACCGTCATTATCCTGTTTTTCATCTGGATCACCTCGTCGCAAGCGATCTTGACGCTCACACGGCTGCGTGCCGTGGCGTCCTGGAAAGTATCGGCCATCATGCTGCTGACGCTTCTGTTCACCGTGTTCGTCTATCTGTTCGCCGTCGAATCGTTCACCGCGTTCCTCTATCCCAACCCGGAAGAGGTGGCGTCGTATTTCAAGGCCGCCGATCTCCCGGACTGGCTCTTCGACCTCATTGTCGTGATGGCCGCGATCATGACGATCTTCGGCTGGACCTATCTCTACCTGCGCGCCCACGGTCGGACGGTCTGGATGCCGGTCTGGATCGAAGCGATGAGGATTCGGCTTTATACGGTGTTCCTCAATCGGATGTATGCCGATGAGCTCTATCAACTGCTCGGCTCGACGACGACGCAGCTGGTTCATCGAATCGACAAACTGGAACGCGGGTGGTCGCGATGA
- a CDS encoding NADH-quinone oxidoreductase subunit 5 family protein, whose translation MSAVLLVHLLPLIAALIVGVGSDVTRHTRAKIAAWPIGVAFCGAIATLYAVATEGPITLRLYDPVASTVLAVPIGLYIDRLSAVMMVLISGIGTIIYTYSVEYMYQDLHERRYLALIGLTVFVLLCLVSSANLLMLFVLWQLLSYLLYLLVHNHSHQETLKSAFRTFTLLRVGDVAFLGGTVLAYSLYGTLEFPDLFAAAAQSTATVSLIPGVEFNGATAVTLLLLVGGMSKSAQFPFYGWLPRYLYAPTSVTALLHAGIINAAGFLINRLAPLFGMSSTTLHVALVIGTLTAILGATMMLVQNDIKNMLGFSTIGQMGYMVMECGLGAFSLAVFHLIAHGLFKATVFLYSGNVIHKARQEPVFPYRGQEAEEESYSPLTWMTGVLTTLLIPLLILLATHGVLRIPLLESQGTVIFLFFIWITSSQAILTLTRLRAVASWKVSAAMLLTLLFIVFVYLFAVESFTAFLYPNPEEVTSYFKAGDLPDWLFDLLLVVSTLVTIVGWIYVYMRAHGRTLWTPSWITSVRIRLYVLFLNRLYVDVVLHRVGHRLTSVIQRLDKRAQERAL comes from the coding sequence ATGTCCGCGGTGTTGCTGGTACACCTGCTTCCATTGATCGCCGCCCTTATCGTGGGCGTCGGTAGCGACGTCACGCGCCACACTCGCGCAAAAATTGCCGCCTGGCCGATCGGTGTGGCCTTCTGTGGCGCCATCGCCACGCTGTACGCCGTGGCCACGGAAGGCCCGATTACGCTTCGACTCTACGATCCGGTGGCTTCCACCGTATTGGCCGTTCCGATCGGCCTGTATATTGATCGGCTGAGCGCGGTCATGATGGTCTTGATCTCCGGCATCGGCACGATCATCTACACGTACTCCGTCGAATATATGTACCAAGACTTGCACGAGCGCCGGTATCTTGCCTTGATCGGGTTGACCGTGTTTGTCCTCCTGTGCCTGGTGTCCAGCGCGAACTTGCTGATGCTGTTCGTGCTGTGGCAGTTGCTGAGTTACCTCCTCTACCTCCTCGTCCACAATCATAGCCACCAAGAAACACTGAAAAGCGCGTTTCGCACCTTCACGCTCTTGCGGGTCGGTGATGTCGCCTTCTTGGGTGGGACCGTGCTGGCTTACTCGCTGTACGGCACATTGGAATTTCCTGATCTGTTTGCCGCCGCCGCGCAATCGACGGCGACCGTCTCCCTGATCCCCGGTGTCGAATTCAACGGCGCGACAGCGGTCACTCTCCTGCTCCTTGTCGGCGGAATGAGTAAATCAGCCCAATTTCCGTTTTACGGCTGGCTTCCCCGGTATCTCTATGCCCCCACATCCGTGACCGCCTTACTGCACGCGGGCATTATCAATGCCGCGGGCTTTCTCATCAACCGCCTGGCCCCGCTCTTCGGGATGAGCTCGACCACTTTGCACGTCGCTCTCGTGATCGGCACGCTGACGGCCATCCTCGGCGCGACCATGATGCTGGTGCAAAACGACATCAAGAACATGCTCGGCTTTTCGACGATCGGTCAAATGGGCTACATGGTGATGGAATGCGGTCTCGGGGCGTTTTCGCTCGCGGTCTTTCACTTGATCGCGCACGGTCTGTTCAAGGCCACGGTGTTCTTGTACAGCGGAAATGTCATCCACAAGGCGAGACAGGAACCCGTCTTCCCCTATCGAGGACAAGAGGCGGAGGAAGAAAGCTATTCACCCCTGACGTGGATGACGGGGGTTCTCACGACCTTGCTGATCCCCTTGCTCATCTTGCTGGCGACTCACGGCGTGTTACGGATTCCCCTGCTGGAGTCCCAGGGTACCGTCATCTTTCTCTTTTTCATCTGGATCACCTCGTCGCAAGCGATCTTGACGCTGACCCGGTTGCGGGCCGTCGCGTCCTGGAAGGTGTCCGCGGCGATGTTGCTGACGCTTTTGTTCATCGTATTCGTGTATTTGTTTGCCGTCGAATCGTTCACGGCATTCCTGTACCCTAACCCGGAGGAAGTGACCTCGTACTTCAAGGCCGGTGATCTTCCGGACTGGCTCTTTGACCTTCTTCTCGTGGTGTCGACGCTGGTGACGATCGTAGGCTGGATCTATGTGTACATGCGGGCCCATGGCCGGACCCTGTGGACGCCATCGTGGATCACCAGCGTCCGGATCCGCCTCTATGTGCTGTTCCTCAATCGACTGTATGTCGACGTGGTCTTACATCGAGTGGGGCACAGACTGACGTCCGTCATTCAGCGCTTGGATAAGCGCGCCCAGGAACGCGCGCTTTGA
- a CDS encoding DUF2294 domain-containing protein — MENSIRNAIIKFEQEFLGRGPDEVRALVARDLVVVRLKGVLTPAERQLAKTSEGVEMVKRLRQNLIAQGRDKLCEQVGEITGAKILGLFTDIDVQLGERVFVFTLDRELQNGGR, encoded by the coding sequence ATGGAAAATTCAATTCGCAATGCCATTATCAAGTTCGAACAAGAGTTCTTGGGGCGAGGCCCTGATGAAGTCCGTGCGCTCGTGGCTCGGGATCTCGTTGTCGTTCGGCTCAAAGGCGTGCTGACACCCGCTGAACGCCAGCTCGCGAAAACCTCGGAAGGTGTCGAGATGGTGAAACGCCTGCGGCAAAACTTGATCGCGCAGGGTCGTGACAAGCTCTGTGAGCAAGTCGGCGAGATCACCGGAGCCAAGATTCTCGGTCTCTTCACCGATATCGATGTGCAGCTCGGAGAACGGGTCTTCGTGTTTACGTTGGATCGGGAACTGCAAAACGGTGGCCGATAG
- a CDS encoding protein adenylyltransferase SelO, whose amino-acid sequence MTRRTLETLAFDNTYARLPSAFYARLSPTPFTAPPYLVHADPAAAELIDLDPEQFIRPEFTALFGGSALAPGMEPLAMLYSGHQFGVYVPQLGDGRAILLGEVKNERGERWDLHLKGAGMTPFSRDGDGRAVLRSTIREYLCCAAMQGLGIPTTRALCLVGSDDKVYREQIETGATVVRMAPSHVRFGMFEVFYYRKQHEHLQTLADYVIEHHFPRLRDDDDKYARCFTEVVERTARLIAQWQAVGWAHGVMNTDNMSILGLTLDYGPYGFMDDYDAGFICNHSDHNGRYAFNQQPYIGLWNLSCLAQALLPLAEKEALKAGLDTYQPLFESEYQMRMRAKFGLVEAQAEDDELIRDFLGLLQGSHADYTIVFRELATVSSAENAPNDRLREHFLTPNRFDEWAARYRDRLRNEHSRDGDRRDRMNRVNPKYVLRNYLAQTAIEKAQHKDFSEIARLFTLLQDPFNDQPGMEAYALPPPNWGKHLSVSCSS is encoded by the coding sequence ATGACTCGGCGCACACTGGAAACGCTCGCTTTCGACAACACCTACGCCCGTCTTCCCTCAGCCTTCTACGCGCGATTGAGTCCGACTCCATTTACCGCCCCTCCCTATCTGGTTCATGCCGACCCGGCCGCGGCCGAGCTGATCGATCTCGATCCGGAACAATTTATCCGGCCGGAATTCACGGCGCTCTTCGGCGGGAGCGCGTTGGCGCCGGGCATGGAGCCGCTGGCCATGCTGTACTCCGGCCATCAGTTCGGGGTCTATGTGCCGCAGCTTGGCGACGGACGAGCGATTCTCCTCGGGGAAGTCAAGAACGAACGAGGAGAGCGGTGGGACCTGCACCTCAAAGGTGCGGGGATGACGCCGTTTTCGCGGGACGGAGACGGCCGGGCGGTGCTGCGCTCGACGATCCGCGAGTATCTTTGTTGCGCGGCGATGCAGGGACTCGGTATCCCGACCACGCGGGCCTTGTGCCTGGTGGGCAGCGACGACAAGGTCTACCGCGAGCAGATCGAAACCGGCGCGACGGTGGTCCGGATGGCGCCTTCACATGTCCGCTTCGGCATGTTTGAAGTCTTCTATTACCGAAAGCAGCATGAACATCTACAGACGCTGGCCGATTACGTGATCGAGCACCATTTCCCGCGTCTTCGTGATGATGACGACAAATACGCCCGGTGCTTCACCGAGGTCGTCGAGCGCACCGCACGGTTGATCGCTCAATGGCAGGCGGTCGGTTGGGCGCATGGGGTCATGAACACCGACAATATGTCGATCCTCGGTCTGACGCTGGACTATGGGCCGTACGGCTTCATGGACGATTACGACGCCGGCTTTATCTGTAATCACTCCGACCACAATGGCCGCTATGCCTTCAACCAGCAGCCCTACATCGGGCTCTGGAATCTGAGCTGCTTGGCGCAAGCCTTGTTGCCGTTGGCGGAAAAAGAGGCGTTGAAAGCCGGTCTGGATACCTATCAACCCCTGTTTGAGTCCGAATATCAGATGCGCATGCGGGCGAAATTCGGATTGGTCGAGGCGCAGGCGGAAGACGACGAACTCATCCGCGACTTCCTGGGGCTCCTCCAGGGCAGCCATGCGGATTACACGATCGTATTCCGGGAATTGGCCACCGTGTCATCGGCGGAGAATGCCCCGAACGACAGGCTGCGAGAACACTTCCTCACCCCAAACCGGTTCGATGAGTGGGCGGCGCGTTACCGAGATCGACTGCGGAACGAGCATAGCCGTGACGGCGACCGGCGGGACCGGATGAATCGCGTGAATCCCAAGTATGTGCTCCGGAATTATCTTGCTCAAACGGCGATTGAGAAGGCGCAACACAAGGACTTCTCCGAGATCGCCCGCCTCTTCACTCTTCTGCAAGATCCTTTCAACGACCAGCCGGGTATGGAGGCCTATGCGCTGCCTCCTCCGAACTGGGGCAAGCACCTGTCCGTAAGCTGCTCATCTTAG
- a CDS encoding alpha/beta hydrolase, which translates to MREMSVGGLKVRLAGGIDGQGGGDGPVILLLHGFGAPGDDLVPLADVIHVPTGTRWLFPEAPLSLNMGLGDSRAWWIIDFARIQADREAGRIRDLSIEVPQGLALARERMLGFLKGLPRQFPIDYKKTVIGGFSQGAMLTCDAILQTDYPFAGLVQLSGNLLAQAVWGPRMAQRRRLPVFQSHGTQDEILPSIGAERLRDALTQSGLAVEWHSFRGGHEIPEAVLRRLSSFITNVLAA; encoded by the coding sequence ATGCGTGAAATGTCAGTAGGTGGATTGAAGGTCAGGCTCGCCGGCGGCATAGACGGGCAGGGAGGCGGTGACGGTCCGGTCATTCTGCTGCTCCACGGATTCGGCGCGCCGGGGGACGATCTGGTCCCCCTCGCGGATGTGATCCACGTTCCCACCGGGACCCGCTGGCTCTTCCCGGAAGCGCCGCTCTCGCTCAATATGGGGCTCGGCGATTCGCGCGCCTGGTGGATCATCGACTTCGCCCGCATCCAAGCCGATCGTGAGGCCGGTCGCATTCGTGATTTATCGATCGAAGTTCCGCAGGGCTTGGCCCTGGCACGAGAACGTATGCTGGGATTTCTCAAGGGACTTCCGCGGCAGTTCCCGATCGATTACAAGAAGACGGTCATCGGCGGGTTTTCACAGGGAGCGATGCTTACGTGTGATGCCATCTTGCAGACCGACTATCCATTCGCGGGGTTGGTGCAGCTCTCCGGCAACTTGCTGGCTCAGGCGGTCTGGGGGCCGCGTATGGCTCAACGAAGAAGGCTGCCGGTTTTTCAAAGTCATGGCACCCAGGACGAGATCCTTCCCTCTATCGGGGCAGAACGGCTCCGCGACGCGCTGACTCAATCGGGCCTTGCCGTAGAGTGGCACAGTTTTCGAGGCGGACATGAGATTCCGGAGGCAGTGCTTCGGCGGTTAAGCTCGTTTATCACGAACGTTCTCGCGGCCTGA